A window of the Candidatus Paraluminiphilus aquimaris genome harbors these coding sequences:
- a CDS encoding murein hydrolase activator EnvC family protein, translated as MKPLSPFSVCAALLGIGLSLATPLAAAQSADDPATAEEAKEEIARVNREIATLESMVISRSSERAKLQSALRDTDTVIATTKQSIAQSTRSIEMLNRRINNLEAEAVSLERDIASRQSQLERALGAFSILSQGGDLKILLGDSGAHETERHRAYFDLLLREQLAEINAFKVAVSTLDANQKEQEAIRADQEHKQKVLKEQQADLLAQRNSQRSIIAELSALLARDGQQIEALKEDFARLNTLLTELTRRMADLNLLGDFEDFASSAGKLRAPIKSPSKTRFGQKRDRGDLRWQGWLMPAGRGTAVRAIHFGRVVYADWLRGQGLLTIIDHGNGWMSLYSRNESLLKTTGDWVAPGEEIARVGSSGGATDPALYFEIRSDGVPVDPAKWIQ; from the coding sequence GCCTTTTAGTGTTTGTGCCGCGTTACTCGGCATTGGACTCAGTTTGGCCACACCTTTAGCGGCTGCACAATCCGCTGACGACCCGGCCACGGCAGAGGAAGCGAAAGAAGAGATTGCGCGCGTTAATCGAGAAATCGCCACTCTCGAAAGTATGGTCATCTCGAGATCCAGCGAACGTGCCAAGCTTCAAAGTGCGCTTCGTGACACCGACACAGTCATCGCAACGACGAAGCAATCCATTGCACAAAGCACCCGTAGCATCGAGATGCTGAATCGCAGAATCAACAACTTAGAAGCCGAGGCTGTATCTCTAGAGCGCGATATCGCGTCGAGGCAGTCACAATTGGAGCGCGCCTTAGGTGCGTTTTCCATTTTGAGCCAAGGCGGGGATTTGAAGATTTTACTGGGTGACAGTGGTGCGCATGAAACCGAGCGCCATCGAGCGTATTTTGACCTATTGCTGCGTGAACAATTAGCGGAGATAAACGCATTCAAAGTGGCAGTCAGCACCCTCGACGCGAATCAAAAGGAACAAGAGGCAATCCGGGCCGATCAAGAGCACAAGCAAAAGGTGTTGAAAGAACAACAGGCCGATCTGCTCGCACAGCGAAACAGTCAGAGATCAATCATCGCCGAGCTCAGCGCCTTACTCGCGCGCGACGGCCAACAAATTGAGGCGCTAAAGGAAGACTTCGCTCGTCTCAATACGCTTTTAACAGAACTCACTCGACGAATGGCCGATCTTAATTTGCTCGGTGATTTTGAAGACTTTGCCTCGTCGGCAGGTAAGCTGCGTGCACCGATTAAAAGCCCAAGCAAAACGCGCTTTGGGCAGAAACGCGATCGCGGCGATCTTCGCTGGCAGGGCTGGCTCATGCCCGCCGGTCGTGGAACGGCGGTCCGTGCCATTCATTTCGGACGAGTTGTCTACGCAGATTGGCTCAGAGGTCAGGGTTTGCTTACTATCATCGATCACGGCAATGGTTGGATGAGCCTTTACAGTAGAAATGAAAGCCTCTTGAAAACAACGGGCGACTGGGTCGCACCGGGTGAGGAAATCGCGCGAGTCGGCTCAAGCGGCGGCGCTACGGACCCTGCGCTGTATTTTGAGATACGTTCTGACGGCGTGCCCGTTGACCCTGCTAAATGGATTCAGTGA